A window of Methylomonas sp. 11b genomic DNA:
TCGCCGAAAAATGCTGGTGCTTCGCGAAGCGATCTTTGCTGTGGCGGCTAGCGAGGGTGTCGGACAACTTGAGGAAACTTTAAAGTGGGGCGAGCCTGCTTATATTACCGCCGAAACCGGATGTGGCAGTACGATCAGAATGGCGTGGAAAAAAGACAAGCGGACCCAATATGCAATGTATTTCATCTGCACCACGAATTTGGTTGAGACGTTTCGGACGCTGTTTCCATACCAGTTCAAATATGAAGGTAATCGGGCGATTGTTTTTCAAGAAACGGAAGATGTCGATATGGATAGTCTCTCTATTTGTATCTCCGCAGCCTTGACCTATCATTGGAATAAGGGAAGAAAGCAACCTTAGGTGCGTAGTCGGCTTTAGGCTTCTCTGCCAAGGGTATTTTGCCCGGTGGTTGCGGATGGCAGGTGTCGTCGCAAAAACTCGCCAATCCGCTCTTCCACCCAATACTCCGGCCTAAGCAACGATCCACCCACAAACCCCACATGCCCGCCACCGGCGCAAATTTCCAATTGCACTTGATCGGACAGTTCGGCATTGGCCGGCAATACCCGCTCGGTCATGAACGGATCGTCCTTGGCTTGTAAGACCAAGGTGGGGACGCGGATGTGCTTTAAAAATTGCCGGGAACTGCTGCGCCGGTAGTAGTCGTGGGCGTCTTTAAAGCCGTGCAGGCCGGCGACGACTTTATCGTCGTATTGCCAGAAGGATTTGATGCCCGAGAGATCGCCTAGTTTTAGAATTCTGTCCGCTTGTTCGAGTTGACCGATGTGCTGTAAATGCCGGAGTTTTATGCGCATATACTGTTTCAGCTCGCGCAGCAGATAGTCGCGATAGAGTTTCGAGAAGCCACGATCCAGTTTGTCGGCGCATTCGTTCAATAGCAGCGGCACCGATACGGCTATCGCCGCCGATAACTCAAGCTTATCGCCTTGTTCGCCCAGCCATTTTAGCAACACGTTACCGCCCAGGGAAAAACCTATCGCCGCCATCGCCCGCTCCGGAAAACGCCGACGCAAGGTTTTATACAAAAAGTCGATGTCCTCGGTTTCGCCGGAGTGATAACAGCGCGCCATGCGGTTCATCTCGCCGCTGCAACCGCGAAAATTCAGCGCCACGCTGGCAAAGTCGGCAGCGAGTAAACTGTGTTGCAAACCTTGGATGTAACCGGAGCGGCTGCTACCGGCCAAACCATGTAACAGAATTACCAGCGGCCGGTCGTCATTGTCGATCCAGTCGATGTCCAGAAAGTCGCCGTCCGGCGTGTCCAGTCTCTCGCGGCGGACGCCATCTGGCGGCGTTATGCATCGCAAAAAGGCCGGATAGATAGTCTGCAAATGCGGACTGTTCAGCCACCAGGCCGGGCGGAAGGCGTTGTGCATGGTTGTGGACCTGCTTTATAGTAGTTGTTAGGCGATAGTTCGAGAGGAATATACCTTTTGTGTCGCTAAACGCTAGCGCGAGTCTTTGCGGCGGATGTTTCGCTGTTGCCTGTCTGAGGTTTTCCGGATTATTTCCAACCATGTTTCACTGTTCTTGATGAGTCGGCCAATTCCTATCGCCAAAACACCGGTCAAAGCTGTCCCGCCTAGCCGAGCAAAAGCGGGTTCCGGGCGCAAGCCAGGCAAGCCGCGCCGCAAAACCAAGCCCTTGCGCAAACCAAATTGGTGGCTGATCGTTTTGGAAGGCTTGGCACTGATGATTGCTGCTGTGTTGGCGACCATGTTTGTGCTTGGCTACTCGGCCAGTTGGTTATCCGGTCCCGGTTTTTTTACCAGTTTGCTGCCGTTCGCGATTGGCGTGGTGATCTTGATGTTGGCAGCGGCTGCGCTATTGCTGGCCTGGTCGCGCTTGCGTGCTTGGTTGCATGGCCGGTTCGATTATTTGCCTGCCGCATTGGCAGTCGGTCTGGCCGCTTCGACCGGTTGGTTTGTGATGCACGGCGGCTACACCCAAGTCTTCACGCATTTTCGCACCTTGGTCGGCGGCAAGCAGGAAGCCGAAAAAGTGACCCTGGCCCATCAAGTCTATGCCGCGTATCGCCGCCACGGCATCGGCGGCTTACAAAAAATGATGGCCCGTGCCGATGCCTTCAATCCGGCGATAGTCGAGGCCGCCAAGGCATTTGATGTCGATGTCAATTTGCTGCAAGGCATCGCCGCGACCGAGTCTTCGTTTATGCCACGCGACAGTTTTGATGGCGGCAAAGGCTTGTTTCAGATTACCGCCGTGCCCAAAGCCATAACCCGTGAGGCAGCCGATGAACTGGATGTGGCGGAAGTGCAAGTCAACGATCCCAGGCACAATGCGTTTGTCGCCGCCGCCACCTTCAAACATTATCTGCAAGAAATGAACGGCGATTTGTTTTTAGGTTTACTGGCTTACAACATCGGGCCGCGCAACGGCGGCTTGCGTTTCATCATGCAGCAATACGGTGCCACAGACTTTGTGACGATGCAGCCTTACTTACAAACCTTGCCGCGCGATTATCCGATTCGGGTATTGTCCTATGCCCTGGCTTTCAAGCTTTATCAGCATGACGGCAAACTGCTGGCGTATGAAGAAGGCGATAACGCCATGCGGATTCAGCAGATGGGGATCCCGGGTTTGTAAGACTTCTGCCAAGTGTCAGCCTCTAGTGGCTACCCCTTACAGTCAGGAAAATTTGACGATGATGTCTTGTTGAATATGGCGAACCATGTGATGGAGCTTTTCCGATTTAACAGGGATATGTCTCAGTGGGTCATGTTGGCGCAGTACGAATTCCTGAATGGCTTCATCGTTCCAGGTCTGATGGTTATCATGCACCATACGTAGTACAGCATTCAATTTATTGGCGGTGTAAATCACATCGTCTTCGTTATCGTCATAATCCGAGTGGATCAAATCCTTTATCGCGTACTTAACTTGAGTAAGGGCATTATTTGCATCCGATGGTGTGGCTTGTCTCACGATTTTTTCTCCGGCTTTCAGTTTGGTATGGCGATCACTATCACCTCAAGCCCTTAAATTAAACTTAATAAAACCGCTGATGAAAGAAGTGATGTCAAAACATGGATGAGGGCGACGAGTGCTGAGGTGCGTGGCGTTGATCAGCTACAAGATATTTATCGTCTGGACTGGACTCATAGGCTTCAACCTTTGGCTGGTCACAACGCATAACCGGCAATCCCGGGGTAATGCTGACTTTTCAGTTCAAAAGCATTTCGAACTGTTCAAGTGGTAACGGCTTACTAAATAAATAGCCTTGAAAGTGTGTGCAGCCGTTGTCGATCAGAAACTGTTTTTGTTCCTCGGTTTCCACGCCTTCGCCGATTACGTTCAGATTTAGCGTGCGAGCCATGGCAATGATAGTGCGCACAATTGCCTGATCACTGGCGTCTGTGGCAATGTCGCGTACAAAGGATTTATCGATCTTGAGTTGATGCAGCGGTAAACGCTTCAGATATTGCAGCGATGAGTAGCCGGTGCCAAAGTCATCCAATGAGAAGTAAACTCCTAGGGCATTCAATGCTGTCATTTTTTTGATGGTGTCTTCTATATCACCCAGTAACATACTTTCGGTCAATTCCAGTTTTAGCCGACCAGGCGCAATTGCATGACGTTGCACTGCTGTCTCCACTTTGGCTACAAAGTTAGTTTGCTGAAATTGTTTGGCGCTGACATTGATGGACAGAACTAGATGCTTGGTTATCTCGTTTGCCTGCCATGCATTGATTAACTTACATGACGTTTCAAAGATCCATAGGCCGATGGGCAGAATCAGACCCGTCTCTTCTGCCAGTGAAATAAATTCATTTGGGAGTAGCAAGCCACGTTTCGGATGCTGCCAGCGAATCAAGGCTTCGGCACCATTAATATTCCCTAAATGATCGATTTGAGCCTGATAAAAAAGCGTGAATTGCTTATCCTCGATCGCATTGCGCACTTCCGACTCTAGGACGGCACGGGCGGAAATATTGTCCTGCATTTGTGGGTCGAAGAAGCAGATGCCATTGCGCCCGGACTTTTTGGCTTGATACATGGCGATGTCTGCTTGTTTCAGCAGTTCGTCATTCGATTGTTGCTCTCGCCCATTGAAAAGGACGATACCAATACTAGGAGTATTCCTGTAGGGATGTTGGCCCAACTGGTACGGCTCATTGAGTGCTGCCAGGATCTTATTGGCAATAAATTCAGTTTTTTCGGCCGCTTCCATGGCATGTTCGCTCAGATCTTCAAGCATGACAACGAACTCATCCCCGCCTAAACGGGCAACGGTGTCGCATTCTCGAACGCAGCTCGTAAGGCGCGTTGCCACCTGTTCAAGTAACAGGTCGCCAATGTCGTGACCCAAGGTATCATTCAAGGTTTTGAAATTATCGAGATCCAGAAACAGCAAGGAAGCGGTTTTTCCGTTGCGCATACTGGAATTGACGGCCTG
This region includes:
- a CDS encoding DUF1801 domain-containing protein, encoding MKPFLNTTVKAVFDEYPPEIRRKMLVLREAIFAVAASEGVGQLEETLKWGEPAYITAETGCGSTIRMAWKKDKRTQYAMYFICTTNLVETFRTLFPYQFKYEGNRAIVFQETEDVDMDSLSICISAALTYHWNKGRKQP
- a CDS encoding hydrolase; translation: MHNAFRPAWWLNSPHLQTIYPAFLRCITPPDGVRRERLDTPDGDFLDIDWIDNDDRPLVILLHGLAGSSRSGYIQGLQHSLLAADFASVALNFRGCSGEMNRMARCYHSGETEDIDFLYKTLRRRFPERAMAAIGFSLGGNVLLKWLGEQGDKLELSAAIAVSVPLLLNECADKLDRGFSKLYRDYLLRELKQYMRIKLRHLQHIGQLEQADRILKLGDLSGIKSFWQYDDKVVAGLHGFKDAHDYYRRSSSRQFLKHIRVPTLVLQAKDDPFMTERVLPANAELSDQVQLEICAGGGHVGFVGGSLLRPEYWVEERIGEFLRRHLPSATTGQNTLGREA
- a CDS encoding lytic transglycosylase domain-containing protein, with amino-acid sequence MSRPIPIAKTPVKAVPPSRAKAGSGRKPGKPRRKTKPLRKPNWWLIVLEGLALMIAAVLATMFVLGYSASWLSGPGFFTSLLPFAIGVVILMLAAAALLLAWSRLRAWLHGRFDYLPAALAVGLAASTGWFVMHGGYTQVFTHFRTLVGGKQEAEKVTLAHQVYAAYRRHGIGGLQKMMARADAFNPAIVEAAKAFDVDVNLLQGIAATESSFMPRDSFDGGKGLFQITAVPKAITREAADELDVAEVQVNDPRHNAFVAAATFKHYLQEMNGDLFLGLLAYNIGPRNGGLRFIMQQYGATDFVTMQPYLQTLPRDYPIRVLSYALAFKLYQHDGKLLAYEEGDNAMRIQQMGIPGL